One window from the genome of Diorhabda sublineata isolate icDioSubl1.1 chromosome 10, icDioSubl1.1, whole genome shotgun sequence encodes:
- the LOC130449591 gene encoding probable E3 ubiquitin-protein ligase bre1 produces MDLTNYFKITKIPYTFNNLNKKESLSYGENIKKGLKNKPNNLKYYKNHTENDSEGSSEDEISQKEKQIKLDALIKKISQSERNVEHQEINHKLSKETYVNSENFNLQCENSEGTTSILIEKFNTNSDDCTMQSPDFVKHGSKTELKNISFRQVMKDITNNYKYKDTDSSSCESDSDDKLTRPNLREYLNLTQQNTNRIDSDTYTASYSKSDSKRERFSNLVLNIKKKISDSDKTENFRNSLMYLKDLQSSNSKHSSEQSTENSFDFIDPQFLDNNSRKTSEGKDILLDDNLQKRRYSKVDMSSSDSDTTVLQDFLKSPNALERCKNIDNGMKSDNNNNNNTENTGIDNDSWSFPKTSKNISEIPQNQVKPNIFSSKDFLEEVSPLFEFTNDIDFLVGPNSNKQEPLSCQIFNDRQIYEILNKEYEKHLTQQEVMPQNPDSSQIFQSEHFVKEVSPVFDRTNDIKSLVGSSINKTESRRCPILNDEEIYGILNEAYEKQLKKQEMIANEASSSNISIIEKLTKRIPSDRSKHLNSGKCLKRYKKGKTKIYRLKKMKKLQVKSAEKSNESEMEGILKRMTQNYIYPESQFIESESCSSISTLSSYITDDNKSEVSTESMELNEPQQTMRKQLNKILREEKLSLNSEILNNSEYEKKEIRRKIRDIFLMIYDDFSKGKSSYLKYRRQNFDNCIFKDRRLQFKPLNECTTSVIKSTAKNSRFKLILYLMNKIQILLETNTKLTKRELYYQMKEMIKNQSIMDNAINVVSCILDSGMWMLNIVAQKGLVYGELEILMSNGAILNCKVPGTSIPHDISEIAEIQTTASFILVVEKEAIFYKLIEEGLFKKLPKPFIMITGKGFPDLNTQLFLRKLWIVMAVPIFILVDADPHGVQIMLNYKFGSVHNAHVSQHLAVPNAKWLGIYPSEIKEFDIKTQSLTLKELKLIQQLLVTPYMDGNPRIAAELNVLLKNNYKAGIEGLMKSRIFLSEVYLPTKLATNKFVT; encoded by the exons atggatttaacaaattatttcaaaataacaaaaataccaTATACTTTTaacaatttaaacaagaaaGAGTCTTTATCGTATggagaaaatatcaaaaaaggattaaaaaataagccgaataatctaaaatattataaaaaccaTACTGAAAATGATTCAGAAGGTTCATCTGAAGATGAAATATCGcagaaagaaaaacaaattaaattagatGCTCTTATTAAGAAGATTTCACAAAGTGAACGTAATGTAGAGCATCAAGAAATAAATCACAAACTTTCAAAAGAAACATACGTTAATTCTGAAAATTTCAACCTACAATGTGAAAATTCAGAAGGTACCACTAGTAtactaattgaaaaatttaataccaATTCAGATGACTGTACTATGCAATCTCCAGATTTTGTCAAACATGGAAGTAAAACTGAACTTAAAAACATTTCATTCCGACAAGTTATGAAAgatattacaaataattataaatataaagatacTGATTCCTCAAGTTGTGAAAGTGATTCTGATGACAAACTTACCAGACCAAATTTAcgtgaatatttgaatttgactCAACAAAATACTAATAGAATCGATTCCGATACTTATACTGCTTCATATAGTAAATCTGATTCTAAAAGAGAAAGATTTTCGAATTTAGttcttaatataaagaaaaaaattagtgacAGTGATAAAACTGAGAATTTTAGAAATAGCTTGATGTATTTGAAAGATTTACAAAGTTCTAATTCAAAACATTCAAGTGAACAGTCAACAGAAAATAGTTTTGACTTTATAGATCCACaatttttggataataatagtagaaaaacttctGAAGGAAAGGATATTTTATTGGATGATAATTTACAGAAAAGAAGATATTCCAAAGTAGATATGTCTTCTTCTGATAGTGATACTACAGTGTTACAAGACTTTTTGAAATCTCCAAATGCTCTGGAAAGATGTAAAAACATTGATAATGGAATGAAatctgataataataataataataatactgaaaataCTGGTATTGATAATGATTCATGGAGCTTTCCGAAAACATCAAAGAACA TTTCTGAAATACCTCAAAACCAAGTTAAAcctaatatattttcttcaaaagattTTCTCGAGGAAGTAAGTCCCTTATTTGAATTTACGAATGATATAGATTTCCTTGTGGGACCTAACAGCAATAAACAAGAGCCTCTGTCTTGTCAAATATTTAACGACAGACAAATATACGAGATTCTCAACaaagaatatgaaaaacatttgaCGCAACAAGAAGTTATGCCTCAAAACCCGGACAGTTCACAAATATTTCAGTCAGAACACTTTGTCAAAGAAGTCAGTCCCGTTTTTGATCGTACAAATGACATTAAATCCCTTGTCGGATCGAGTATAAATAAAACGGAGTCTCGGCGATGTCCGATATTGAATGACGAAGAAATTTACGGGATCCTCAATGAAGCATATgaaaaacagttgaaaaaacaagaaatgaTTGCCAATGAGGCTTCTTCTTCAAACATATCTATAATAGAAAAACTAACGAAGCGAATTCCGTCGGATAGGAGCAAACATTTAAATTCGGGGAAATGTTTAAAGAGGTACAAGAAGGGGAAAACTAAGATTTATAG acttaaaaaaatgaagaaactacAAGTAAAGTCAGCAGAAAAATCTAATGAATCTGAGATGGAAGGTATTTTGAAGCGAATGactcaaaattatatatacccGGAATCGCAATTTATCGAATCGGAAAGTTGCAGTTCAATTTCCACTTTGTCTTCATATATTACAGACGATAACAAATCCGAAGTATCAACAG AATCTATGGAATTGAATGAACCACAACAGACAATGAGGAAGCAATTAAACAAGATCCTTCGAGAAGAAAAGTTATCACTGAACAGTGAAATCCTGAATAATTccgaatatgaaaaaaaagaaataagaagaaagaTACGGGATATTTTTCTTATGATCTACGATGATTTTTCCAAAGGGAAAAGTTCATATTTAAAGTACAGAAGAcagaattttgataattgtataTTCAAAGATAGAAG ATTACAGTTTAAACCTTTGAATGAATGTACGACTTCTGTGATCAAATCAACAGCAAAAAACAGTCGATTCAAGTTGATTTTATACTTGATGAATAAAATTCAGATCCTTTTGGAAACCAATACAAAACTAACTAAAAG ggaactttattatcaaatgaaagaaatgataaaaaatcagTCGATTATGGATAACGCTATAAACGTTGTTAGTTGTATTTTAGATTCTGGCATGTGGATGTTGAATATAGTCGCTCAAAAAGGTTTGGTTTATGGAGAACTTGAAATTTTGATGTCTAACGGAGCGATTTTAAATTGTAAAGTACCTG gaaCTTCAATACCTCATGATATAAGCGAAATAGCCGAAATACAAACAACTGCATCTTTTATTCTCGTTGTTGAAAAAGAagcgattttttataaattgatagaaGAGGgtctgtttaaaaaattacccAAACCTTTTATAATGATAACCGGTAAGGGTTTCCCAGATCTGAATACCCAATTATTCTTAAGGAAACTCTGGATAGTGATGGCCGTTCCAATTTTTATTCTAGTCGATGCCGATCCTCACGGTGTACAAATAATGCTCAATTATAAATTTGGATCCGTT CACAACGCCCACGTATCTCAACACTTGGCTGTACCTAATGCGAAATGGTTGGGGATATATCCATCGGAAATAAAAGAATTCGATATAAAAACTCAATCTTTAACATTGAAGGAATTGAAATTGATTCAACAGCTTTTGGTTACTCCTTACATGGATGGCAATCCCAGGATAGCTGCTGAATTGaacgttttattgaaaaataattacaaagcTGGTATCGAGGGTTTAATGAAGAGTCGAATATTTTTAAGTGAAGTGTATCTACCGACAAAACTTGCTACCAATAAATTTGTTACGTAA
- the LOC130449592 gene encoding 3-hydroxyisobutyryl-CoA hydrolase, mitochondrial-like isoform X3: MVFCSRLAVRLVRKINIYERKFSSEPLILVKEVNNNSVVTLNRPKALNSLTAALNIELYKVLKELEQRRSLLILKGAGDRAFCSGGDLLKIKEAAETKNIQYLNEMTLYSHLNPYVILKYKIPVIVLMNGFTFGGGAGLSIFCKYRIATEKTKFAMPEAKIAFHPNVAGTFFLNRAPGRLGYYMALTGNSINGSDVLRAGFATHFCLSNKIDKIENELLNCSDEIDVKNVLENNCEKSFPEFSLGSTMDKINECFSGDTVEDIFYKLEQDGSTWAKETLEMMRKYSPSCLKVILRQLQIGKNMSVADCLVMESNLTVNFHNFPDAIEGTRVVLVDRQDSPQWNPSQLSDVTEELIQGHFKPAIGEKLRKFLNEIDNSLER, from the exons ATG GTTTTCTGTTCGCGTCTAGCTGTGAGGTTAGtgagaaaaataaacatatatgaaagaaaattttcgtcAGAACCTTTAATTCTAGTCAAAGAAGTGAATAATAACTCAGTTGTTACATTGAATCGTCCCAAAGCTCTTAATTCCCTAACAGCCGCTTTAAATATCGAATTATACAAGGTTTTAAAAGAATTAGAACAACGAAGGTCGTTATTGATATTAAAAGGGGCTGGAGATCGAGCTTTTTGCTCCGGTGGAGATCTTCTTAAAATAAAAGAAGCGGCGGaaactaaaaatatacaataccTAAACGAAATGACTTTATATTCCCACCTCAATCCTTATGTAATTCTTAAATACAAAATTCCCGTGATAGTTTTAATGAACGGTTTCACTTTCGGGGGCGGTGCGGGGTTGTCAATTTTCTGTAAATACAGAATAGCTACGGAAAAAACTAAATTCGCTATGCCGGAAGCTAAAATAGCTTTTCATCCGAACGTAGCGgggacattttttttaaatcgcgCGCCCGGGCGTTTAGGCTACTACATGGCCCTAACGGGAAATAGTATCAACGGATCGGATGTATTGCGTGCTGGATTCGCGACACATTTTTGTTTaagtaataaaattgataagatAGAAAACGAACTGTTGAATTGTTCCGATGAAATCGACGTGAAAAacgttttggaaaataattgtgAGAAAAGTTTTCCGGAGTTTTCTTTGGGTTCGACTAtggataaaattaatgaatgttTTTCGGGGGACACTGTAGaggacattttttataaattagaaCAAGATGGTAGTACTTGGGCAAAGGAAACGTTGGAAATGATGAGGAAGTATTCACCTTCGTGTTTAAAAGTTATATTGAGGCAACTACAAATTGGTAAAAATATGAGTGTAGCGGATTGTTTGGTTATGGAATCTAATCTAACGgttaatttccataatttcccaGATGCAATTGAAG GAACTAGAGTTGTACTAGTAGATAGACAAGATTCGCCTCAATGGAATCCATCACAATTATCTGACGTCACAGAAGAGCTGATTCAAGGTCATTTTAAGCCGGCCATTGgagaaaaactgagaaaatttCTTAATGAAATCGATAATTCATTAGAaagatga
- the LOC130449592 gene encoding 3-hydroxyisobutyryl-CoA hydrolase, mitochondrial-like isoform X2 has translation MFSQVFCSRLAVRLVRKINIYERKFSSEPLILVKEVNNNSVVTLNRPKALNSLTAALNIELYKVLKELEQRRSLLILKGAGDRAFCSGGDLLKIKEAAETKNIQYLNEMTLYSHLNPYVILKYKIPVIVLMNGFTFGGGAGLSIFCKYRIATEKTKFAMPEAKIAFHPNVAGTFFLNRAPGRLGYYMALTGNSINGSDVLRAGFATHFCLSNKIDKIENELLNCSDEIDVKNVLENNCEKSFPEFSLGSTMDKINECFSGDTVEDIFYKLEQDGSTWAKETLEMMRKYSPSCLKVILRQLQIGKNMSVADCLVMESNLTVNFHNFPDAIEGTRVVLVDRQDSPQWNPSQLSDVTEELIQGHFKPAIGEKLRKFLNEIDNSLER, from the exons ATGTTTTCGCAG GTTTTCTGTTCGCGTCTAGCTGTGAGGTTAGtgagaaaaataaacatatatgaaagaaaattttcgtcAGAACCTTTAATTCTAGTCAAAGAAGTGAATAATAACTCAGTTGTTACATTGAATCGTCCCAAAGCTCTTAATTCCCTAACAGCCGCTTTAAATATCGAATTATACAAGGTTTTAAAAGAATTAGAACAACGAAGGTCGTTATTGATATTAAAAGGGGCTGGAGATCGAGCTTTTTGCTCCGGTGGAGATCTTCTTAAAATAAAAGAAGCGGCGGaaactaaaaatatacaataccTAAACGAAATGACTTTATATTCCCACCTCAATCCTTATGTAATTCTTAAATACAAAATTCCCGTGATAGTTTTAATGAACGGTTTCACTTTCGGGGGCGGTGCGGGGTTGTCAATTTTCTGTAAATACAGAATAGCTACGGAAAAAACTAAATTCGCTATGCCGGAAGCTAAAATAGCTTTTCATCCGAACGTAGCGgggacattttttttaaatcgcgCGCCCGGGCGTTTAGGCTACTACATGGCCCTAACGGGAAATAGTATCAACGGATCGGATGTATTGCGTGCTGGATTCGCGACACATTTTTGTTTaagtaataaaattgataagatAGAAAACGAACTGTTGAATTGTTCCGATGAAATCGACGTGAAAAacgttttggaaaataattgtgAGAAAAGTTTTCCGGAGTTTTCTTTGGGTTCGACTAtggataaaattaatgaatgttTTTCGGGGGACACTGTAGaggacattttttataaattagaaCAAGATGGTAGTACTTGGGCAAAGGAAACGTTGGAAATGATGAGGAAGTATTCACCTTCGTGTTTAAAAGTTATATTGAGGCAACTACAAATTGGTAAAAATATGAGTGTAGCGGATTGTTTGGTTATGGAATCTAATCTAACGgttaatttccataatttcccaGATGCAATTGAAG GAACTAGAGTTGTACTAGTAGATAGACAAGATTCGCCTCAATGGAATCCATCACAATTATCTGACGTCACAGAAGAGCTGATTCAAGGTCATTTTAAGCCGGCCATTGgagaaaaactgagaaaatttCTTAATGAAATCGATAATTCATTAGAaagatga
- the LOC130449592 gene encoding 3-hydroxyisobutyryl-CoA hydrolase, mitochondrial-like isoform X1, translated as METRLHSQFPKELRANRKMLLGIEDHNVFCSRLAVRLVRKINIYERKFSSEPLILVKEVNNNSVVTLNRPKALNSLTAALNIELYKVLKELEQRRSLLILKGAGDRAFCSGGDLLKIKEAAETKNIQYLNEMTLYSHLNPYVILKYKIPVIVLMNGFTFGGGAGLSIFCKYRIATEKTKFAMPEAKIAFHPNVAGTFFLNRAPGRLGYYMALTGNSINGSDVLRAGFATHFCLSNKIDKIENELLNCSDEIDVKNVLENNCEKSFPEFSLGSTMDKINECFSGDTVEDIFYKLEQDGSTWAKETLEMMRKYSPSCLKVILRQLQIGKNMSVADCLVMESNLTVNFHNFPDAIEGTRVVLVDRQDSPQWNPSQLSDVTEELIQGHFKPAIGEKLRKFLNEIDNSLER; from the exons GTTTTCTGTTCGCGTCTAGCTGTGAGGTTAGtgagaaaaataaacatatatgaaagaaaattttcgtcAGAACCTTTAATTCTAGTCAAAGAAGTGAATAATAACTCAGTTGTTACATTGAATCGTCCCAAAGCTCTTAATTCCCTAACAGCCGCTTTAAATATCGAATTATACAAGGTTTTAAAAGAATTAGAACAACGAAGGTCGTTATTGATATTAAAAGGGGCTGGAGATCGAGCTTTTTGCTCCGGTGGAGATCTTCTTAAAATAAAAGAAGCGGCGGaaactaaaaatatacaataccTAAACGAAATGACTTTATATTCCCACCTCAATCCTTATGTAATTCTTAAATACAAAATTCCCGTGATAGTTTTAATGAACGGTTTCACTTTCGGGGGCGGTGCGGGGTTGTCAATTTTCTGTAAATACAGAATAGCTACGGAAAAAACTAAATTCGCTATGCCGGAAGCTAAAATAGCTTTTCATCCGAACGTAGCGgggacattttttttaaatcgcgCGCCCGGGCGTTTAGGCTACTACATGGCCCTAACGGGAAATAGTATCAACGGATCGGATGTATTGCGTGCTGGATTCGCGACACATTTTTGTTTaagtaataaaattgataagatAGAAAACGAACTGTTGAATTGTTCCGATGAAATCGACGTGAAAAacgttttggaaaataattgtgAGAAAAGTTTTCCGGAGTTTTCTTTGGGTTCGACTAtggataaaattaatgaatgttTTTCGGGGGACACTGTAGaggacattttttataaattagaaCAAGATGGTAGTACTTGGGCAAAGGAAACGTTGGAAATGATGAGGAAGTATTCACCTTCGTGTTTAAAAGTTATATTGAGGCAACTACAAATTGGTAAAAATATGAGTGTAGCGGATTGTTTGGTTATGGAATCTAATCTAACGgttaatttccataatttcccaGATGCAATTGAAG GAACTAGAGTTGTACTAGTAGATAGACAAGATTCGCCTCAATGGAATCCATCACAATTATCTGACGTCACAGAAGAGCTGATTCAAGGTCATTTTAAGCCGGCCATTGgagaaaaactgagaaaatttCTTAATGAAATCGATAATTCATTAGAaagatga
- the LOC130449593 gene encoding adenylate kinase isoenzyme 1 isoform X1, which translates to MIVSKDYISVLYFFICTILLRLKAPIPSLKVPIIWVLGGPGSGKGTQCDKIVEKYGFTHLSSGDLLRAEVESGSERGKELTAIMEKGELVPMEIVLDLIKSAIINALPTSKGYLIDGYPREKEQGIMFEDNIAPVNVIIFFEASEDTLVKRLLGRAETSGRVDDNIDTIKKRLNTFNTYTNAILDHYSLKLVRINAERSTDEIFQDVTKYLDPLVA; encoded by the exons ATGATTGTATCTAAAGACTATATCAGtgtattatatttctttatttgtacAATACTACTGAGATTAAAG gcTCCCATTCCATCACTCAAAGTACCGATAATATGGGTTTTAGGTGGACCTGGTTCAGGGAAAGGAACTCAGTGtgacaaaatagttgaaaaatatggTTTCACGCATTTATCTAGCGGAGATCTCCTCAGAGCCGAA GTTGAAAGTGGCAGCGAACGAGGAAAAGAACTAACCGCCATAATGGAAAAGGGCGAACTCGTACCTATGGAAATAGTTTTGGATTTGATCAAATCGGCCATAATAAACGCCTTACCAACTTCCAAAGGATATTTAATCGACGGTTATCCGAGAGAAAAGGAGCAAGGTATAATGTTTGAAGACAACATAGCTCCGGTAAACGTAATCATATTCTTCGAAGCATCGGAAGATACTTTAGTTAAAAGGTTATTGGGGAGAGCGGAAACATCAGGAAGAGTGGATGATAATATAGATACAATTAAGAAGAGATTGAACACTTTTAACACTTACACCAATGCCATCTTGGATCATTACAGCCTCAAGTTAGTGAGG atcaATGCCGAGAGATCAACCGATGAAATTTTTCAAGACGTAACGAAGTACCTGGATCCTTTAGTGGcttaa
- the LOC130449593 gene encoding adenylate kinase isoenzyme 1 isoform X2: MSDTNEAPIPSLKVPIIWVLGGPGSGKGTQCDKIVEKYGFTHLSSGDLLRAEVESGSERGKELTAIMEKGELVPMEIVLDLIKSAIINALPTSKGYLIDGYPREKEQGIMFEDNIAPVNVIIFFEASEDTLVKRLLGRAETSGRVDDNIDTIKKRLNTFNTYTNAILDHYSLKLVRINAERSTDEIFQDVTKYLDPLVA; the protein is encoded by the exons ATGTCTGATACAAACGAG gcTCCCATTCCATCACTCAAAGTACCGATAATATGGGTTTTAGGTGGACCTGGTTCAGGGAAAGGAACTCAGTGtgacaaaatagttgaaaaatatggTTTCACGCATTTATCTAGCGGAGATCTCCTCAGAGCCGAA GTTGAAAGTGGCAGCGAACGAGGAAAAGAACTAACCGCCATAATGGAAAAGGGCGAACTCGTACCTATGGAAATAGTTTTGGATTTGATCAAATCGGCCATAATAAACGCCTTACCAACTTCCAAAGGATATTTAATCGACGGTTATCCGAGAGAAAAGGAGCAAGGTATAATGTTTGAAGACAACATAGCTCCGGTAAACGTAATCATATTCTTCGAAGCATCGGAAGATACTTTAGTTAAAAGGTTATTGGGGAGAGCGGAAACATCAGGAAGAGTGGATGATAATATAGATACAATTAAGAAGAGATTGAACACTTTTAACACTTACACCAATGCCATCTTGGATCATTACAGCCTCAAGTTAGTGAGG atcaATGCCGAGAGATCAACCGATGAAATTTTTCAAGACGTAACGAAGTACCTGGATCCTTTAGTGGcttaa
- the LOC130449593 gene encoding adenylate kinase isoenzyme 1 isoform X3 produces MAPIPSLKVPIIWVLGGPGSGKGTQCDKIVEKYGFTHLSSGDLLRAEVESGSERGKELTAIMEKGELVPMEIVLDLIKSAIINALPTSKGYLIDGYPREKEQGIMFEDNIAPVNVIIFFEASEDTLVKRLLGRAETSGRVDDNIDTIKKRLNTFNTYTNAILDHYSLKLVRINAERSTDEIFQDVTKYLDPLVA; encoded by the exons ATG gcTCCCATTCCATCACTCAAAGTACCGATAATATGGGTTTTAGGTGGACCTGGTTCAGGGAAAGGAACTCAGTGtgacaaaatagttgaaaaatatggTTTCACGCATTTATCTAGCGGAGATCTCCTCAGAGCCGAA GTTGAAAGTGGCAGCGAACGAGGAAAAGAACTAACCGCCATAATGGAAAAGGGCGAACTCGTACCTATGGAAATAGTTTTGGATTTGATCAAATCGGCCATAATAAACGCCTTACCAACTTCCAAAGGATATTTAATCGACGGTTATCCGAGAGAAAAGGAGCAAGGTATAATGTTTGAAGACAACATAGCTCCGGTAAACGTAATCATATTCTTCGAAGCATCGGAAGATACTTTAGTTAAAAGGTTATTGGGGAGAGCGGAAACATCAGGAAGAGTGGATGATAATATAGATACAATTAAGAAGAGATTGAACACTTTTAACACTTACACCAATGCCATCTTGGATCATTACAGCCTCAAGTTAGTGAGG atcaATGCCGAGAGATCAACCGATGAAATTTTTCAAGACGTAACGAAGTACCTGGATCCTTTAGTGGcttaa